A stretch of Pseudomonas sp. LRP2-20 DNA encodes these proteins:
- a CDS encoding PLP-dependent aminotransferase family protein, which yields MTNLLLYQRIAQQLADDIRRGVYQPGERVPSVRKMSAQLNVSHATVLQAYANLEDQGLIRARPQSGYYVHQTPALTAQTPDIARVERPGLVTRASIIQQVLTEARRDGVFPFGAAVPHVDYLPVRALHQQIAKVTRFHSPRAFSYMFSPGFEPLRRQIAIRMRDAGVLVDPREVIVTHGCVDALQMSLRVLTRPGDLIAAESPTYYGLLQLADLLGLKVIEIPSDPSTGISLEALQLAANQWSIKALVLTTRLSNPLGGTVPEERQKQLLRLASDFDIQIVEDDIYGELMFEQGKTKALKAFDRLDRVIYCSSFSKTLSPGVRVGWMVAGRYQDEIQRLQTFTTHSACSVTQMGVAAYLENGGYDRHLRYIRQEYRKNLSAYQLAVQQHFPEGTQMTRPTGGFILWVSLPGRVNTQELHVRALEQGISIAPGLIFSNTEQFNHCIRLNCGIPWNKEAERAVITLGLLAQQLCRESQPSLL from the coding sequence ATGACCAACCTGCTGTTGTACCAGCGTATCGCCCAGCAACTGGCCGATGACATCCGTCGCGGTGTCTACCAGCCAGGCGAACGCGTACCGTCCGTGCGCAAGATGAGCGCCCAGCTCAACGTCAGCCATGCCACGGTGTTGCAGGCCTACGCCAATCTCGAGGATCAGGGCCTGATCCGTGCCCGGCCGCAATCGGGCTACTACGTGCACCAGACGCCTGCCCTGACTGCGCAGACGCCGGATATCGCGCGGGTCGAGCGCCCTGGCCTGGTGACCCGTGCCAGCATCATCCAGCAGGTGTTGACCGAGGCGCGTCGCGATGGCGTGTTCCCGTTCGGTGCCGCCGTGCCGCATGTCGACTACCTGCCCGTGCGTGCGCTGCACCAGCAGATCGCCAAGGTCACCCGCTTTCACAGCCCGCGCGCCTTCAGCTACATGTTCAGCCCCGGTTTCGAGCCGCTGCGCCGGCAGATTGCGATCCGCATGCGCGATGCCGGCGTGCTGGTCGACCCGCGTGAGGTAATCGTCACCCATGGCTGTGTCGATGCCTTGCAGATGTCGCTGCGGGTGCTGACACGCCCGGGTGACCTGATCGCGGCCGAGTCGCCGACCTATTATGGGCTGCTGCAGTTGGCCGACCTGCTGGGGTTGAAGGTGATCGAGATCCCCAGCGATCCATCCACTGGCATCAGCCTCGAGGCCCTGCAACTGGCCGCGAATCAGTGGTCGATCAAGGCATTGGTGCTGACCACCCGCCTGAGCAACCCGCTGGGCGGCACCGTGCCGGAAGAGCGGCAGAAACAGTTGCTGCGCCTGGCATCGGACTTCGATATCCAGATCGTCGAAGACGACATCTATGGCGAGTTGATGTTCGAGCAGGGCAAGACCAAGGCGCTCAAGGCCTTCGATCGGCTGGACCGGGTCATCTACTGTTCGAGCTTCTCCAAGACGCTCTCGCCTGGGGTGCGGGTTGGCTGGATGGTCGCGGGGCGTTACCAGGATGAAATCCAGCGTCTGCAGACCTTCACCACCCACTCGGCGTGCAGCGTCACGCAGATGGGCGTGGCGGCGTACCTGGAGAACGGTGGTTACGACCGGCACCTGCGCTATATTCGCCAGGAGTATCGCAAGAACCTCAGTGCCTACCAGCTGGCGGTGCAGCAGCACTTCCCGGAGGGTACCCAGATGACCCGGCCAACCGGCGGCTTCATTCTCTGGGTCAGCCTGCCAGGGCGGGTCAATACCCAGGAGCTGCATGTGCGCGCGCTGGAGCAGGGTATCAGTATCGCGCCCGGGCTGATCTTCAGTAACACCGAGCAGTTCAACCACTGCATCCGGCTCAACTGCGGCATTCCCTGGAACAAGGAGGCCGAACGGGCAGTCATCACGCTCGGGCTGTTGGCCCAGCAATTGTGCCGAGAATCGCAGCCCTCGCTTTTGTAG
- a CDS encoding START domain-containing protein codes for MRSFKRIALLCGMGVLLAPAAWAENWQVAKDEEGIKVSLSEVPGSKYKAYQGVTLIKAPLAKVQALQEDVVGACAWIHECKSQKLLKHEGEQSWTYTQFNTPWPVTPRDSVLHVTTVKGADGSLTRNLVEEPTYIPEEKGFVRVAKVQGFWKLVPKGDSTEVTYQVHTEPGGSVPAMVANKFVVEAPFNTLKGLRERAEKN; via the coding sequence ATGAGATCGTTCAAGCGTATTGCACTGCTGTGTGGCATGGGTGTTCTGCTGGCGCCGGCTGCCTGGGCCGAGAACTGGCAGGTGGCCAAGGACGAGGAGGGGATCAAGGTCTCGCTCAGTGAGGTGCCGGGCTCCAAGTACAAGGCCTACCAAGGCGTGACCCTTATCAAGGCGCCGCTGGCCAAGGTCCAGGCGCTGCAGGAAGATGTGGTGGGAGCCTGTGCCTGGATTCACGAGTGCAAATCGCAGAAGCTGCTCAAGCACGAAGGTGAACAGAGCTGGACCTACACCCAGTTCAATACGCCGTGGCCGGTGACGCCGCGTGATTCCGTGTTGCATGTCACTACCGTCAAGGGCGCTGACGGCAGCTTGACCCGCAATCTGGTCGAAGAGCCGACCTACATTCCGGAAGAAAAGGGCTTTGTGCGGGTGGCAAAGGTGCAGGGCTTCTGGAAGCTGGTGCCCAAGGGTGATAGCACCGAGGTGACCTACCAGGTGCACACGGAGCCAGGTGGTAGCGTGCCAGCCATGGTGGCCAACAAGTTCGTGGTCGAGGCGCCGTTCAATACCCTCAAGGGGTTGCGTGAGCGGGCCGAGAAGAACTGA
- the gltA gene encoding citrate synthase, translating into MADKKAQLVIEGAAPVELPILTGTVGPDVIDVRGLGATGHFTFDPGFMATASCESKITYIDGDKGVLLHRGYPIEQLAEKSDYLETCYLLLNGELPNAEQKAQFVSTVKNHTMVHEQLKSFFNGFRRDAHPMAVMCGVVGALSAFYHDSLDINNPQHREISAVRLVAKMPTLAAMVYKYSMGQPMMYPRNDLSYAENFLHMMFNTPCEIKPISPVLAKAMDRIFILHADHEQNASTSTVRLAGSSGANPFACIAAGIAALWGPAHGGANEAVLTMLDEIGDVSNIDKYIAKAKDKNDPFKLMGFGHRVYKNRDPRATVMKKTCDEVLGELGIKNDPQLELAMRLEEIALTDPYFIERSLYPNVDFYSGIILKAIGIPTSMFTVIFALARTVGWISHWKEMLSSPYKIGRPRQLYTGELQRDIVELKDRK; encoded by the coding sequence ATGGCTGACAAAAAAGCGCAGTTGGTCATCGAGGGCGCTGCCCCCGTCGAGCTGCCCATTTTAACCGGCACCGTTGGTCCTGATGTAATCGACGTCCGCGGGTTGGGGGCCACTGGTCACTTCACCTTCGACCCTGGTTTCATGGCGACCGCCTCGTGCGAGTCGAAGATCACCTACATCGACGGCGACAAGGGCGTGCTGCTGCACCGCGGCTACCCGATCGAACAGCTCGCCGAGAAATCGGACTACCTGGAAACCTGCTACCTGCTGCTCAACGGCGAACTGCCGAATGCCGAGCAGAAGGCCCAGTTCGTCAGCACCGTGAAAAACCACACCATGGTTCACGAGCAGCTGAAGTCGTTCTTCAACGGTTTCCGCCGCGACGCTCACCCGATGGCGGTGATGTGCGGCGTGGTTGGCGCACTCTCGGCGTTCTACCACGACTCCCTGGACATCAATAACCCGCAACACCGCGAAATCTCCGCGGTGCGCCTGGTCGCCAAGATGCCGACCCTGGCCGCGATGGTTTACAAGTACTCCATGGGCCAGCCGATGATGTATCCGCGCAACGACCTGTCGTACGCGGAAAACTTCCTGCACATGATGTTCAACACCCCGTGCGAGATCAAACCGATCAGCCCGGTGCTGGCCAAGGCAATGGACCGGATCTTCATCCTCCACGCCGACCACGAGCAGAACGCCTCCACCTCCACCGTGCGCCTGGCAGGCTCCTCGGGTGCCAACCCGTTCGCCTGTATCGCTGCCGGTATCGCCGCACTGTGGGGCCCGGCCCACGGCGGTGCGAACGAAGCCGTCCTGACCATGCTCGATGAAATTGGCGATGTCTCGAACATCGACAAGTACATCGCCAAGGCCAAGGACAAGAACGATCCGTTCAAACTCATGGGCTTCGGTCACCGCGTCTACAAGAACCGCGACCCGCGCGCCACCGTGATGAAGAAGACCTGCGACGAAGTCCTGGGCGAGCTGGGCATCAAGAACGATCCTCAGCTGGAACTGGCCATGCGCCTGGAAGAAATCGCCCTGACCGATCCGTACTTCATCGAGCGCTCGCTGTACCCGAACGTCGACTTCTACTCGGGCATCATCCTGAAAGCGATCGGCATTCCGACCAGCATGTTCACCGTGATCTTCGCCCTGGCACGTACTGTCGGCTGGATCTCGCACTGGAAAGAAATGCTCTCCAGCCCGTACAAGATCGGCCGCCCTCGCCAGCTGTACACCGGCGAGCTGCAGCGCGACATCGTCGAGCTGAAGGACCGCAAGTAA
- a CDS encoding YkgJ family cysteine cluster protein gives MKCREGCGACCIAPSISSAMPRMPQGKPAGERCLHLTAENLCDLFGKPERPAVCGGFKADIEVCGNDRDEAIRILGWWEQITAA, from the coding sequence ATGAAGTGTCGTGAGGGTTGTGGTGCCTGCTGCATCGCCCCGTCCATCAGCTCGGCGATGCCGCGCATGCCTCAGGGCAAGCCGGCGGGCGAGCGCTGCCTGCACCTGACTGCGGAGAATCTCTGCGACCTGTTCGGCAAGCCCGAAAGGCCGGCGGTGTGTGGCGGTTTCAAGGCGGATATCGAGGTGTGTGGCAATGACCGCGACGAGGCCATCAGGATTCTTGGCTGGTGGGAGCAGATAACGGCGGCGTGA